A genomic stretch from Acidobacteriota bacterium includes:
- a CDS encoding aminodeoxychorismate/anthranilate synthase component II, protein MLLIIDNFDSFTYNLVQSFGELGATPVVFRNNAITTQEIEALRPERIVISPGPGRPEDAGVSEDVIRFFAGKVPILGVCLGHQAIGHVFGGRIIRAPKALHGKVSSIEHDGKALFQGFRGPFDAGRYHSLAVSEQEWPADLEVAARAAGDGVVMALRHKRWQVHGVQFHPESVLTPEGRRLLHNFLNLR, encoded by the coding sequence GTGTTGTTGATCATCGACAACTTTGATTCGTTTACCTACAACCTCGTCCAGTCGTTTGGCGAGCTGGGGGCGACGCCGGTCGTGTTCCGCAACAACGCGATCACGACTCAGGAAATCGAGGCACTGCGGCCGGAACGCATCGTCATCTCTCCCGGGCCAGGCCGACCCGAAGATGCGGGCGTGTCCGAGGACGTGATCCGGTTCTTCGCCGGCAAGGTGCCGATTCTTGGCGTGTGTCTTGGTCATCAGGCAATCGGGCACGTGTTCGGGGGGCGCATCATCCGGGCGCCAAAGGCGCTGCACGGAAAGGTGTCGTCGATCGAGCACGACGGAAAGGCGCTGTTCCAGGGTTTCCGGGGGCCATTTGACGCCGGCCGCTATCACTCGCTGGCGGTGTCGGAGCAAGAATGGCCGGCAGACCTCGAGGTGGCCGCGCGCGCCGCCGGGGACGGCGTCGTGATGGCGTTGCGGCACAAGAGATGGCAGGTCCACGGCGTGCAGTTTCATCCCGAGTCGGTGTTGACCCCTGAAGGCCGGCGTCTGCTTCACAACTTTCTGAATCTCAGGTAG